A single genomic interval of Helianthus annuus cultivar XRQ/B chromosome 6, HanXRQr2.0-SUNRISE, whole genome shotgun sequence harbors:
- the LOC110865546 gene encoding putative RING-H2 finger protein ATL49, producing the protein MDQKMLLFQPPPPPPPPPYESTGDISNLSNNVSPSVLLIIIILAIIFFVSGLLHLLVRFLVKPSNRDPDEYDNVTALQGQLQQLFTLHDSGVDQSFIDTLPVFTYKSIVGVKDPFDCAVCLCEFEGDDSLRLLPKCSHAFHMDCIDTWLLSHSTCPLCRSNLVIDYNPNTCCSPIVLVLEAGESSRDIVADPTFQRVTSQFSGDVHDYEESEFAHSNSGQNEVKEEEGKEKVVAVKLGKFKNVDIGGVGGGDGGGCGGDENSKNIDGRRCFSMGSFEYVMDDNASLHVQVRTQIKKQAYKKSNLPITPGHRPAMSECGGDSRRDFSGIEAFRSVNGGSIRRESFSVSKIWLRGKKEKPNSTVSVAATIEPPPMGSFSLQFLLRQNVTGDESKEVGCDDHETQSGNNVEPQVAPSPPSLAKRSLMWLMCKQKNKVVHSSLSTNV; encoded by the coding sequence ATGGATCAGAAAATGCTTCTTTttcagccaccaccaccaccgccgccgccgccgtaTGAATCCACCGGAGACATATCCAACTTAAGCAACAATGTGAGTCCAAGTGTTTTGCTAATCATCATAATCCTTGCTATAATCTTCTTCGTTTCTGGATTACTTCATCTTCTTGTTAGATTTCTTGTAAAACCATCAAATAGAGACCCTGATGAATATGACAATGTGACTGCTTTACAAGGCCAGTTACAGCAACTCTTCACTCTTCATGACTCTGGAGTTGACCAATCTTTCATTGACACACTTCCTGTGTTCACCTACAAGTCAATAGTTGGTGTGAAAGACCCTTTTGATTGTGCTGTTTGTTTGTGTGAGTTTGAGGGTGATGATAGTCTTAGATTGTTGCCTAAATGTAGCCATGCTTTTCATATGGATTGTATAGATACATGGCTGTTGTCTCATTCCACTTGCCCTCTTTGTAGAAGTAATTTGGTTATTGATTATAATCCAAACACTTGTTGTTCACCAATTGTGCTTGTTCTTGAAGCTGGTGAGAGTTCTAGAGATATTGTGGCTGATCCCACTTTTCAAAGGGTGACTTCCCAATTTAGTGGTGATGTACATGACTATGAAGAATCTGAATTTGCGCATTCGAATTCGGGTCAAAATGAGGTGAAGGAAGAGGAGGGTAAGGAGAAAGTGGTTGCAGTTAAGCTTGGTAAGTTCAAGAATGTGGATattggtggtgttggtggtggtgatggtggtggttgtggtggtgatgaGAATAGTAAGAATATTGATGGTAGGAGGTGTTTCTCAATGGGATCTTTTGAGTATGTGATGGATGATAATGCATCATTACATGTACAAGTTAGGACCCAAATCAAGAAACAAGCTTACAAGAAGTCAAATCTCCCCATCACTCCTGGCCACAGACCAGCAATGTCGGAATGTGGAGGCGATTCTAGACGGGATTTTAGCGGTATTGAAGCGTTTAGAAGTGTTAATGGTGGCAGTATTAGGAGGGAGAGCTTTTCAGTGTCCAAGATTTGGCTTAGAGGGAAGAAAGAAAAGCCTAATTCAACGGTGTCGGTGGCAGCCACCATTGAGCCACCGCCAATGGGGAGTTTCTCGTTACAGTTTTTGCTTCGACAGAATGTTACGGGAGATGAATCGAAAGAGGTGGGTTGTGATGATCACGAAACGCAGAGTGGTAACAATGTTGAACCACAAGTAGCACCAAGTCCACCATCTTTGGCAAAAAGGAGTCTGATGTGGCTTATGTGCAAGCAGAAAAACAAGGTTGTTCATTCATCTTTGTCCACAAATGTTTAG